Proteins from a genomic interval of Candidatus Cloacimonas sp.:
- a CDS encoding RNB domain-containing ribonuclease, which produces MADIPLPTFVAYYEKGILKFGYLNALKNSYYQVITEEGILIVFSAARFVLQGREKHPESEPVKGIQAFRKEVYNYAEQFEESAFSFLAESEFTLQEIAEKLKLQDDIRIFALYLYLHNAPDKISCKKDKYRLKTLTESLLYKQKLEKQQEEQQFLQDIDAWLKGADLSKENQHQLYCWLPKLQTDKKPQKLLELISARFPQFNQEEAILQFRKFCGETPEDIDPVIAGAGIPVGFSALLCSEELLPWDKTRPLAKAFCIDDETTKDFDDAIYLTREGSFWKLHLYVSAVAERLNLQGGLFAQAQKRVSSLYTANAVIPLFPFPYSEQEFSLIQNSEHPVLALTIWLDDNYTLQHYEITRMNVAIETNFSYQEVDKQIARELFSPLNRMSIELAQKRGANSLTENGRYYYYITATEQGLEAKCVDTQSPARKIVEELMILYNSCLADFSLKHNIPVIYRNISQHTDSNDNTLSLQAYLSTEPEFHPGIGVSAYLHSTSPIRRYVDLVNQMQITAILQGKKPPFSKEELEKDIPCLEKQLQYIKEIAHKSERYWVLKYLQQSWINIPLETYFRKGLNGYLRLELIPWGFVITAKSESYPATERGKVIIYKIDMDKGIAWVDII; this is translated from the coding sequence TTGGCAGATATACCATTACCTACTTTTGTTGCCTATTACGAGAAGGGAATTCTTAAGTTTGGCTACTTGAATGCTTTAAAAAATAGCTATTATCAGGTTATAACGGAGGAGGGAATTCTCATTGTTTTTTCTGCTGCCCGTTTTGTTCTACAAGGCAGAGAAAAACATCCGGAAAGTGAGCCGGTTAAGGGAATACAAGCTTTCCGCAAAGAGGTCTATAATTACGCAGAGCAATTTGAAGAATCCGCTTTTAGTTTCTTGGCAGAAAGCGAATTTACTCTTCAGGAAATTGCTGAGAAACTAAAGCTGCAAGATGATATCCGGATTTTTGCTCTCTATCTATATTTGCATAACGCTCCAGATAAAATAAGCTGCAAAAAAGATAAATACCGGTTAAAAACACTGACGGAATCCCTTCTCTATAAACAAAAGCTGGAAAAACAGCAAGAAGAACAGCAGTTTTTACAGGATATTGATGCCTGGCTGAAAGGAGCCGATTTAAGCAAGGAGAATCAACATCAGCTTTATTGCTGGTTACCGAAACTGCAAACGGATAAGAAACCCCAAAAGTTACTGGAACTAATCTCTGCCCGATTTCCTCAATTCAATCAGGAGGAAGCAATTTTGCAGTTTCGGAAATTCTGTGGAGAAACACCTGAAGATATTGATCCTGTTATTGCCGGTGCGGGAATTCCTGTTGGCTTTTCCGCTTTGCTATGTAGTGAAGAACTTTTGCCTTGGGATAAAACAAGACCTTTGGCAAAAGCTTTTTGCATAGATGATGAGACCACCAAGGATTTTGATGATGCAATCTATCTTACCCGCGAGGGTTCTTTTTGGAAATTACATCTCTATGTTAGTGCGGTTGCAGAACGGCTTAATTTACAGGGAGGACTTTTTGCCCAAGCTCAAAAAAGGGTCTCTTCTCTATATACTGCAAATGCAGTGATTCCTCTTTTTCCTTTCCCTTATTCTGAACAAGAATTTAGCTTAATTCAAAATAGCGAACATCCTGTGCTTGCGTTAACTATTTGGTTAGATGATAATTATACATTGCAGCATTACGAAATTACAAGAATGAATGTAGCCATAGAAACTAATTTCAGTTATCAGGAAGTGGATAAACAAATAGCCCGAGAGCTTTTTTCACCTCTAAATCGGATGAGTATTGAGCTGGCACAAAAAAGAGGAGCAAATTCCCTTACCGAAAACGGACGCTACTATTATTACATTACAGCTACGGAACAGGGCTTGGAAGCGAAATGTGTGGATACTCAAAGTCCAGCCAGAAAAATTGTGGAAGAACTAATGATTCTGTATAATTCCTGCCTGGCAGATTTTTCCTTAAAACATAATATACCTGTAATTTACCGCAATATAAGCCAACATACAGATTCTAATGATAATACGCTATCCCTTCAGGCATATTTATCCACGGAACCGGAATTTCATCCCGGCATTGGGGTATCTGCCTATCTGCATTCAACTTCTCCCATAAGACGCTATGTGGATTTAGTTAATCAAATGCAAATTACAGCAATTTTACAGGGGAAAAAACCTCCCTTCAGTAAGGAAGAATTGGAAAAAGATATTCCCTGCCTGGAAAAACAACTGCAATATATTAAAGAAATAGCTCATAAAAGTGAACGCTATTGGGTGTTGAAATATTTACAGCAAAGCTGGATCAACATCCCTCTGGAAACATATTTTAGAAAAGGACTCAATGGCTATTTGCGGTTGGAACTTATTCCCTGGGGATTTGTAATTACTGCTAAAAGCGAAAGCTACCCGGCAACAGAAAGAGGCAAAGTTATTATTTACAAAATAGATATGGATAAGGGAATAGCGTGGGTGGATATAATATAA
- a CDS encoding aspartate-semialdehyde dehydrogenase, with protein sequence MKIAIVGATGEVGRMMITCLEESNLTISEVDLYASKRSAGTVLYYTDQPLKVQELKEDSLLKHYDYVLFSAGAGVAKTYAPISAQASEIVIDNSSGFRREPNIPLVVPEVNGELLLSYSGIVANPNCSTIQIILPLAVLDKLFCLKKLIVSTYQSVSGSGHQGIVTLLNQRKGKKDKGIYPHLIDLNVIPQIGGILDSGYCQEEEKMHFESRKILNKWDLLVSATTVRVPVIYGHSVAVYAEFEKEVDIPKAEKTLQNSPRIVYYPNTYITPLDLGSSNDSHICRLRSGTDEKSLNFWNVGHNVRLGAAANAVNILITHAKYAGRL encoded by the coding sequence ATGAAAATAGCAATCGTTGGTGCAACAGGTGAAGTAGGCAGAATGATGATTACCTGCCTGGAGGAAAGCAATTTAACTATTTCCGAAGTGGATTTATATGCTTCCAAAAGGTCTGCAGGAACTGTTCTGTATTATACCGATCAACCTTTAAAAGTACAGGAACTGAAAGAGGATTCGTTATTGAAACATTATGACTATGTTCTATTTTCAGCTGGAGCTGGGGTTGCCAAAACTTATGCCCCCATTTCCGCTCAAGCATCTGAAATAGTAATAGATAACTCTTCCGGTTTTAGAAGAGAGCCCAATATTCCTCTTGTCGTTCCGGAAGTGAATGGAGAATTACTTTTAAGCTATAGTGGCATAGTTGCCAATCCTAATTGTTCAACCATCCAGATTATCTTACCCTTGGCTGTTTTAGATAAACTCTTTTGCCTGAAAAAACTGATTGTCTCTACCTATCAATCAGTTTCCGGAAGTGGACATCAGGGCATTGTAACTTTGTTAAATCAACGCAAAGGGAAAAAGGATAAGGGTATTTATCCTCATCTGATAGATTTGAATGTTATTCCTCAAATAGGGGGTATTTTAGATAGCGGATATTGTCAGGAAGAAGAGAAAATGCACTTTGAAAGTCGTAAGATACTGAATAAGTGGGATTTGCTTGTTAGCGCTACAACAGTTCGCGTTCCAGTTATTTATGGACATAGCGTTGCAGTATATGCAGAATTTGAAAAAGAGGTAGATATCCCCAAGGCAGAAAAGACATTACAAAATTCTCCCCGTATTGTCTATTATCCCAATACCTATATTACTCCTCTGGATTTGGGCTCTTCCAATGACTCGCATATATGCAGATTGCGTTCTGGAACCGATGAAAAATCCCTGAATTTCTGGAATGTAGGCCATAATGTTCGTTTAGGCGCTGCAGCGAATGCAGTTAATATCTTAATAACTCACGCAAAATATGCCGGTCGTTTATAA